In Microcebus murinus isolate Inina chromosome 20, M.murinus_Inina_mat1.0, whole genome shotgun sequence, the following are encoded in one genomic region:
- the THAP11 gene encoding THAP domain-containing protein 11, translating into MPGFTCCVPGCYNNSHRDKALHFYTFPKDAELRRLWLKNVSRAGVSGCFSTFQPTTGHRLCSVHFQGGRKTYTVRVPTIFPLRGVNERKVARRPAGAAAARRRQQQQQQQQQQQQQQQQSQQSSPSTSTAQTAQLQPNLVSASAAVLLTLQAAVDSSQAPGSVPPAPTTPTGEDVKPIDLTVQVEFAAAEGAAAAAAASELQAATAGLEAAECPMGPQLVVVGEEGFPDTGSDHSYSLSSGTTEEELLRKLNEQRDILALMEVKMKEMKGSIRHLRLTEAKLREELREKDRLLAMAVIRKKHGM; encoded by the coding sequence ATGCCTGGGTTTACGTGCTGCGTGCCAGGCTGCTACAACAACTCGCACCGGGACAAGGCGCTGCACTTCTACACGTTTCCCAAGGACGCTGAGTTGCGGCGCCTCTGGCTCAAGAATGTGTCCCGTGCCGGCGTCAGTGGGTGCTTCTCCACCTTCCAGCCCACCACGGGCCACCGTCTCTGCAGCGTTCACTTCCAGGGCGGCCGCAAGACCTACACGGTGCGAGTCCCCACCATTTTCCCGCTGCGCGGCGTCAATGAGCGCAAAGTAGCGCGCAGACCCGCGGGGGCCGCGGCCGCCCGCcgcaggcagcagcagcaacagcagcagcagcagcagcaacagcagcagcagcagtcacAGCAGTCGTCGCCGTCCACCTCCACTGCCCAGACCGCCCAGCTGCAGCCTAACCTGGTGTCTGCCTCCGCGGCCGTGCTCCTCACCCTTCAGGCCGCTGTAGACAGCAGTCAGGCTCCGGGATCCGTGCCACCAGCGCCCACCACTCCCACCGGAGAAGACGTGAAACCCATCGACCTTACAGTGCAAGTGGAGTTCGCAGCCGCAGAGGGCGcagccgccgcggccgccgcttCGGAGCTGCAGGCTGCTACGGCCGGGCTGGAGGCCGCTGAATGCCCTATGGGCCCCCAGTTGGTGGTGGTAGGGGAAGAAGGCTTCCCTGATACTGGCTCCGACCACTCGTACTCATTGTCGTCAGGCACCACGGAGGAGGAGCTCCTGCGCAAGCTGAATGAGCAGCGGGACATCCTGGCGCTGATGGAAGTGAAGATGAAAGAGATGAAGGGCAGCATCCGCCACCTGCGTCTCACCGAGGCCAAGCTGCGCGAAGAACTGCGCGAGAAGGATCGGCTGCTTGCCATGGCTGTCATCCGCAAAAAACACGGAATGTGA
- the NUTF2 gene encoding nuclear transport factor 2: protein MGDKPIWEQIGSSFIQHYYQLFDNDRTQLGAIYIDASCLTWEGQQFQGKAAIVEKLSSLPFQKIQHSITAQDHQPTPDSCIISMVVGQLKADEDPIMGFHQMFLLKNINDAWVCTNDMFRLALHNFG, encoded by the exons ATGGGAGACAAGCCAATTTGGGAGCAGATTGGATCCAGCTTCATTCAACATTACTACCAGTTATTTGATAATGATAGAACTCAACTAGGCGCAATTTAC ATTGACGCGTCATGCCTTACGTGGGAAGGACAGCAGTTCCAGGGGAAAGCTGCCATTGTGGAGAAGTTGTCT AGCCTTCCGTTCCAAAAAATCCAGCACAGCATTACGGCGCAGGACCATCAGCCTACGCCAGATAGCTGCATCATCAGCATGGTTGTGGGCCAGCTTAAG GCCGATGAAGACCCTATCATGGGGTTCCACCAGATGTTCCTATTAAAGAACATCAACGATGCTTGGGTTTGCACCAATGACATGTTCAGGCTTGCCCTGCACAACTTCGGCTGA